Proteins encoded in a region of the Wenzhouxiangella sp. XN201 genome:
- a CDS encoding EAL domain-containing protein, with protein MNLYRLSRLSIVACVAGMVLLLTLSVYSGRQMLDKQDAIDELLQLHERINEFSAASDNLVLFGADPGLWRAYRAEGMAIQQELEQLGEGHSEARKAAQRLGQLIHSVDMALGAIDTGSDPTQIDRDVQALDVPVRSRIVMHHVAGQGIALDTALDSALSQRQDVIAREAAWIGATLAGAALIFGALCVIAFGLIHRRVAQPVRSLSNTLERLREGETDARAPVTSNDELGRLAEMLNKALDERDAADTQLLERQKTLQAALDKLADTRDRLIRAQSIASIGSWDLHLATGQLEWSDEVFEISGLRREDFDGTLESFFGGVHPEDQGWLRRSLAAWVEKGGEFDAEHRIVRPDGEVRWVREQARIIPDQDGRMALTTGTVQDITAQRQMDERLRQFQQLLEGTEDLCAIVDDNYRYLWINQAYADRYGVSPQAIRNRPIVDVLGQRLFEGSLRPRLDRVLAGESLRYEAIRDFPGIGKRNMLARWYPIDVPGQSSRRVGAVITDVTEIRQAEADLEKQGRLLDMAGRAARFGAWSVDLETHVVAWSDMVAEIHGMPHGFSPSLEEGIRFYAPEFRERVSELFKACAERGEPYDEELQIIDANGERRWVRAVGEPDYDENQNIIRVQGAFQDISERKALEHESRNLTDRLAAMLEAITDGFVAVDEQWRYTYVNATAAWILGKSREELIGTSIWDQFPELVGSRMERALVTAMEERISNSAEEFFEPLDIWFDMHAYPWEEGVAVFFRDVTEHHQMLEQLRAQEAALRVSRDELNSALNTRQILINSLPAHIAMLDADGVIIDVNDQWRHFGENNQFDNGSDFGIGTNYIGLCEAARGECSEEAATVADGLRDVLVGKRETFALEYPCHSPDQKRWFRVMFSRLSSEGAAAGGAVAMHIDVTERKLAERELSRLAYQDPLTGLLSRNGFAQRLGKRFNQSAWPAGAVVAMLDVVKQHDINEAHGYTTGDRILVELGRRLKRQAGRRGLVARIGGDEFVVYLPRSTKMDLETQLGSLIKAVNQPFHPDDSDSGIDIDVGLRMGYTVLGDEQRRPEDLVHEAELALYENREASTAREPWVAFTPELNKQTRERIQLTSELRRALEADEFELHFQPKVNLADGRMISAEALIRWQHPEHGLLPPGLFIPVAEQSQLIGPIGDWVLRAACRQLREWQTSDLAAVGLAVNVSQVQFMLGDFPEKVHAALQEFGVDPSHLTLEITESVFERQSERLLTEIRELKELGVRMSLDDFGTGYSSLLYLQRYPFDEIKIDRGFVHHVLDDRYSHNVVRTVMNLAAALDAEPVAEGVESRQVADALLEMGCQVGQGYYFSMPLAAEDFRWLLQRGGNLPLSSNSRAH; from the coding sequence GTGAATCTGTACCGGCTCTCGCGATTGAGCATCGTGGCCTGTGTGGCAGGCATGGTGTTGCTACTGACCCTGAGCGTATACAGCGGCCGCCAGATGCTCGACAAGCAGGACGCGATCGATGAACTCCTGCAATTACACGAACGCATCAACGAATTTTCCGCCGCCAGCGACAATCTGGTCCTTTTCGGTGCGGATCCGGGCCTTTGGCGTGCCTACCGTGCCGAGGGCATGGCAATCCAGCAGGAACTGGAACAACTGGGTGAAGGTCATTCCGAGGCGCGCAAGGCGGCACAACGTCTGGGTCAACTGATCCATTCCGTCGATATGGCGCTGGGCGCCATCGATACCGGCAGTGACCCAACCCAGATCGACCGCGATGTCCAGGCGCTCGATGTACCCGTCCGCAGCCGAATCGTCATGCACCATGTCGCCGGACAGGGCATCGCACTCGACACCGCACTCGACAGCGCACTGAGCCAGCGCCAGGATGTGATCGCACGCGAGGCGGCATGGATCGGCGCCACCCTGGCCGGCGCGGCATTGATCTTCGGCGCCTTGTGCGTTATCGCCTTCGGTCTGATCCACCGCCGTGTTGCCCAGCCCGTACGATCGCTCTCCAACACGCTCGAACGGCTGCGTGAGGGCGAAACCGACGCCCGTGCACCGGTGACCAGCAATGACGAGCTGGGGCGACTGGCCGAGATGCTCAATAAGGCGCTGGACGAACGCGATGCCGCCGACACCCAACTGCTCGAACGGCAGAAGACGCTGCAAGCCGCGCTGGACAAACTCGCCGACACCCGCGATCGACTGATCCGGGCCCAGTCGATCGCCAGCATCGGCAGCTGGGACCTCCATCTCGCAACCGGACAGCTCGAGTGGAGCGACGAGGTGTTCGAGATCTCGGGCCTGCGCCGCGAGGACTTCGACGGCACGCTGGAGAGCTTCTTTGGGGGCGTTCATCCCGAGGACCAGGGCTGGCTGCGCCGAAGCCTGGCCGCCTGGGTGGAGAAGGGTGGAGAGTTCGATGCCGAACACCGCATCGTAAGACCCGACGGCGAAGTTCGCTGGGTACGGGAACAGGCCCGCATTATCCCCGATCAGGATGGTCGAATGGCCTTGACGACCGGCACAGTCCAGGACATTACAGCCCAACGACAGATGGACGAGCGCCTGCGGCAGTTCCAGCAACTCCTTGAAGGCACCGAAGATCTCTGTGCCATCGTCGATGACAATTATCGCTATCTGTGGATCAATCAGGCTTATGCCGACCGGTATGGTGTCAGTCCGCAAGCGATCCGGAATCGTCCAATCGTGGATGTGCTCGGACAGCGGCTTTTCGAAGGTTCTCTCCGGCCGCGTCTCGACCGCGTCCTGGCCGGGGAGTCATTGCGCTACGAAGCGATACGCGACTTTCCCGGAATTGGAAAACGGAACATGCTGGCCCGCTGGTATCCGATCGATGTTCCCGGGCAATCGAGTCGCCGCGTGGGCGCGGTTATCACCGATGTAACCGAAATACGACAGGCAGAAGCTGACCTCGAAAAACAGGGACGATTGCTCGATATGGCCGGTCGTGCAGCCCGCTTTGGCGCCTGGTCGGTCGATCTGGAAACCCATGTCGTGGCATGGTCCGACATGGTTGCCGAAATCCACGGCATGCCTCACGGATTTTCGCCCTCGCTGGAAGAGGGTATCCGCTTTTATGCCCCCGAATTCCGTGAGCGCGTCAGCGAACTTTTCAAAGCCTGTGCCGAGCGCGGCGAGCCGTACGACGAAGAACTTCAGATCATTGACGCAAACGGTGAACGCCGCTGGGTACGGGCCGTGGGCGAGCCGGACTACGACGAAAACCAGAACATCATACGGGTCCAGGGTGCCTTTCAGGATATCTCCGAGCGAAAGGCGCTCGAGCACGAAAGCCGCAATCTGACCGATCGGCTGGCGGCCATGCTCGAAGCCATTACCGACGGCTTTGTAGCAGTCGACGAACAATGGCGATACACCTACGTCAATGCCACCGCCGCCTGGATCCTGGGCAAGTCGCGGGAAGAGTTGATCGGTACGAGCATCTGGGATCAGTTCCCGGAACTGGTCGGAAGCCGTATGGAGCGTGCCCTGGTCACTGCCATGGAAGAGCGCATCTCCAATTCGGCCGAAGAGTTTTTCGAGCCCCTGGACATCTGGTTCGACATGCATGCCTATCCCTGGGAGGAAGGTGTGGCCGTGTTCTTCCGCGACGTCACCGAACATCACCAGATGCTCGAGCAGCTTCGGGCGCAGGAAGCGGCATTGCGCGTATCCCGTGACGAACTGAATTCCGCGCTGAATACGCGTCAGATCCTGATCAACTCCCTGCCCGCCCATATCGCGATGCTGGATGCTGATGGTGTGATCATCGATGTCAACGACCAGTGGCGGCACTTCGGTGAAAACAACCAGTTCGACAACGGCTCCGATTTTGGCATCGGCACGAATTACATCGGGTTGTGCGAAGCTGCCAGAGGCGAGTGTTCGGAAGAAGCGGCAACCGTGGCGGACGGCCTGAGAGATGTGCTCGTGGGGAAGCGAGAAACCTTCGCCCTTGAATATCCATGCCATTCCCCCGATCAGAAACGCTGGTTCCGTGTGATGTTCAGTCGCTTGTCATCGGAGGGAGCCGCTGCCGGGGGCGCCGTCGCCATGCATATCGACGTCACCGAACGCAAACTTGCCGAACGGGAGCTCAGCCGGCTCGCCTACCAGGATCCACTGACCGGATTGCTCTCGCGCAATGGCTTCGCACAACGCCTGGGCAAGCGATTCAATCAAAGTGCATGGCCCGCCGGCGCCGTGGTCGCCATGCTGGACGTCGTGAAGCAACACGACATCAACGAAGCTCACGGCTATACCACCGGTGACCGGATACTGGTCGAACTCGGTCGGCGCCTGAAGCGTCAGGCGGGGCGTCGCGGTCTGGTTGCTCGCATCGGCGGTGACGAGTTTGTCGTTTACCTCCCGCGCAGCACGAAAATGGACCTCGAAACGCAGCTCGGCAGTCTGATCAAGGCAGTCAACCAGCCCTTTCATCCGGACGACAGCGACAGCGGTATCGATATCGACGTGGGTCTGCGCATGGGCTACACCGTGCTTGGCGATGAACAGCGTCGACCGGAAGACCTGGTGCACGAGGCCGAGCTGGCGCTGTACGAAAACCGTGAGGCGTCGACGGCCCGGGAACCCTGGGTCGCATTCACCCCCGAGTTGAACAAGCAGACGCGTGAGCGGATCCAATTGACCAGTGAACTGCGACGTGCACTCGAAGCGGACGAATTCGAGCTGCACTTTCAGCCCAAGGTCAACCTTGCAGACGGCCGTATGATTTCAGCCGAGGCCCTGATTCGCTGGCAACACCCGGAGCACGGCCTGTTGCCGCCCGGCTTGTTCATTCCGGTAGCCGAGCAGAGCCAGCTCATCGGGCCAATCGGCGACTGGGTCCTGCGGGCGGCCTGCAGGCAACTGCGCGAATGGCAGACTTCGGATCTCGCGGCAGTGGGCCTGGCGGTCAACGTCTCGCAAGTCCAGTTCATGCTCGGCGACTTTCCTGAAAAGGTTCACGCGGCGCTGCAGGAATTCGGTGTCGACCCCTCTCACCTGACGCTCGAGATCACCGAGTCGGTGTTCGAACGTCAGTCAGAGCGATTGCTGACCGAAATCCGTGAGCTGAAAGAACTGGGTGTGCGAATGTCCCTGGACGACTTCGGCACCGGTTATTCCTCGCTGCTGTACCTGCAACGCTATCCCTTCGACGAGATCAAGATCGACCGGGGCTTTGTCCACCACGTCCTCGATGACCGCTACAGTCACAACGTCGTGCGGACCGTCATGAATCTGGCTGCCGCCCTGGACGCCGAGCCGGTGGCCGAGGGTGTCGAGTCCAGGCAGGTGGCCGACGCTCTGCTCGAGATGGGTTGTCAGGTCGGACAGGGTTACTACTTCAGCATGCCGCTGGCGGCCGAGGACTTTCGCTGGCTGCTCCAGCGGGGCGGCAACCTGCCTCTGAGTTCGAACTCGCGCGCCCACTGA
- a CDS encoding ABC transporter substrate-binding protein, which yields MAIAPLLALLLVNTLHAQQSRQATHIASAVYLGDVPTIVADEYGLFADQGIQVEVTHHDSGVTSMAKLRAGEADFALMALTPLVLDRLADENPGGPDDPVVLASLVHSMGLLQIVTTSESGIRQPADFRGRRIAVDRGTNSEFVWWLYEQYHGIDRASIELVDLSFADMSDALIAGRIDAAVLVEPRVSTLDARLKEDSRPQAVHFHVNNLYIGKWILVTTRHTVENRPDLSRNMLAAYQAAIDFVDREPNDAIAAFNRRMGVAEGLLAGHWDALDYNLTLDWGLIADFQKQFLWAQAVGYDNAGGPLRILDLIEAGPLRDVRPDAVGIPGTDTQDRTP from the coding sequence ATGGCGATTGCCCCCTTACTGGCTCTGCTGCTGGTAAACACCTTGCATGCGCAGCAATCACGGCAAGCGACCCACATCGCCAGCGCAGTCTATCTGGGCGATGTCCCGACGATCGTCGCCGATGAGTACGGCCTGTTTGCCGATCAGGGTATTCAGGTCGAGGTCACGCATCACGACTCGGGTGTAACGAGCATGGCGAAGCTGCGCGCCGGCGAGGCGGATTTCGCGCTGATGGCGCTCACACCCCTGGTGCTCGACCGTTTGGCCGACGAGAATCCCGGCGGCCCCGACGACCCGGTCGTTCTCGCCAGCCTGGTGCACTCCATGGGCCTGCTACAGATCGTCACCACCAGCGAATCCGGCATTCGGCAACCGGCCGACTTCCGCGGACGAAGAATCGCCGTCGACCGCGGGACGAACTCGGAATTCGTGTGGTGGCTCTACGAGCAGTATCACGGCATCGACCGTGCCTCGATCGAGCTGGTCGACCTGTCATTTGCGGACATGTCCGACGCACTGATCGCCGGCCGCATCGACGCGGCCGTATTGGTGGAACCCCGGGTATCGACACTCGATGCCCGGCTGAAAGAGGATTCAAGACCCCAGGCGGTCCATTTTCATGTCAATAACCTGTATATCGGAAAATGGATCCTCGTGACCACGCGCCACACCGTGGAAAATCGTCCTGATCTCAGCCGCAATATGCTCGCAGCCTACCAGGCGGCGATCGATTTCGTCGATCGAGAACCGAATGACGCCATTGCCGCCTTCAACCGGCGAATGGGTGTGGCCGAAGGTCTCCTGGCCGGCCACTGGGACGCACTCGACTACAACCTCACCCTCGACTGGGGGCTGATTGCCGATTTCCAAAAACAGTTTCTCTGGGCCCAGGCGGTTGGTTACGACAACGCTGGCGGGCCATTGCGAATACTCGACCTGATCGAAGCCGGCCCGCTTCGGGACGTCCGACCCGATGCAGTGGGCATCCCCGGCACCGATACACAGGACCGGACTCCGTGA
- the clpS gene encoding ATP-dependent Clp protease adapter ClpS: MSEKEQHSDPGGGEGLALQEARPKVRKPPLYKVVILNDDFTPMEFVVEVLQRFFSLSRDKATSVMLHVHTRGRGVAGVYTYEIAETKVVMVNDYAREHEHPLQCTLEETDG, from the coding sequence ATGAGCGAAAAGGAACAGCATTCCGACCCGGGCGGCGGCGAAGGCCTGGCATTACAGGAAGCGCGGCCGAAGGTACGAAAACCGCCGCTCTACAAGGTTGTCATCCTCAACGACGACTTTACGCCCATGGAGTTCGTGGTCGAGGTTCTGCAGCGTTTTTTCAGCCTGTCGCGCGACAAGGCCACGAGCGTCATGCTGCATGTGCATACCCGCGGGCGCGGAGTGGCCGGGGTTTATACCTACGAGATTGCCGAGACCAAGGTCGTGATGGTCAACGATTACGCCCGCGAGCACGAGCACCCGCTGCAGTGTACGCTGGAGGAGACCGATGGCTGA
- the clpA gene encoding ATP-dependent Clp protease ATP-binding subunit ClpA — translation MFSKELELSISQAYHTARSKRHEFLTVEHLLLALLDNDSAREVLMACSVDIQLLGHELVQVLSEAVPVLSEGDQRDTQPTIGFQRVLQRALYHVQSAEKKEVLGANVLVAIFSEKDSHAVYLLGKQDLARLDVVNYLSHGIARTDDAGAQSGVEAEQGAEAAAEEEKSALASYATNLNERAKADRIDPLIGRALEVERTIQILCRRRKNNPLYVGESGVGKTALAEGLALRIVREEVPEVLHDAEIWALDLGALLAGTKYRGDFEKRLKAVLGELKSREKAVLFIDEIHTIIGAGAASGGVMDASNLIKPVLANGDLRCIGSTTFEEYRGVFEKDRALARRFQKIDIVEPSVGETIEILNGLKYRFEEHHGVSYTPEALEAAATLSSRHINDRHLPDKAIDVIDEAGARERLKPEDERVEQIGVTEIEEVIARMARIPPRQVSRSDRDALKTLERDLQMVVFGQDEAISTLSSAIKMSRSGLAEVERPIGNFLFAGPTGVGKTEVTRQLAMTLGIELIRFDMSEYMEAHSVSRLVGAPPGYVGFDRGGLLTETVTQTPHSVLLLDEIEKAHPDVYNLLLQIMDHGKLTDANGRTADFRNVILVMTTNAGAQLMSRRGIGFVPADHSSDGMEAIRKQFSPEFRNRLDAIIQFRPLPLDVVMKVVDKFLMELENQLADKGVTVEISRDARAWLAEHGFDEKMGARPMKRIIQEHIKRPLADELLFGELSEGGEVEVIAREDGSGLELSCRSRAAAEPVAE, via the coding sequence ATGTTCAGCAAGGAACTTGAACTCTCGATCTCGCAGGCCTATCACACGGCCCGCAGCAAGCGCCACGAGTTCCTGACCGTCGAGCATCTGCTGCTGGCGCTGCTCGACAATGACTCGGCGCGCGAGGTCCTGATGGCGTGCAGCGTCGACATCCAGTTGCTCGGCCACGAGCTGGTGCAGGTCCTCAGCGAGGCCGTGCCGGTGCTGTCGGAGGGTGATCAACGCGATACCCAGCCGACCATCGGTTTCCAGCGTGTACTTCAGCGCGCCCTCTACCACGTGCAGTCGGCCGAGAAAAAGGAAGTGCTTGGCGCGAACGTGCTCGTGGCCATCTTCAGCGAAAAGGACTCGCATGCCGTCTACCTGCTCGGAAAGCAGGACCTGGCGCGACTGGACGTGGTCAACTACCTCTCGCACGGCATTGCCCGGACCGACGATGCCGGAGCACAATCCGGCGTGGAAGCGGAGCAGGGTGCCGAGGCCGCCGCCGAGGAAGAAAAGTCGGCGCTGGCCAGCTATGCCACCAATCTCAACGAGCGGGCGAAGGCCGACCGGATCGATCCGCTGATCGGTCGGGCGCTGGAGGTCGAGCGCACCATCCAGATCCTGTGCCGCCGCCGCAAGAACAATCCACTCTACGTGGGCGAGTCCGGCGTCGGCAAGACCGCGCTGGCCGAAGGTCTGGCGCTGCGCATCGTGCGCGAGGAAGTGCCCGAGGTGCTCCATGATGCCGAGATCTGGGCGCTGGACCTGGGCGCGCTGCTGGCCGGCACCAAGTACCGCGGCGACTTCGAGAAGCGCCTCAAGGCGGTGCTCGGCGAATTGAAGAGCCGCGAGAAGGCGGTGCTGTTCATCGACGAGATTCACACAATCATCGGCGCCGGCGCCGCATCCGGCGGCGTGATGGACGCGTCCAACCTGATCAAGCCGGTGCTGGCCAACGGTGACCTGCGCTGTATTGGCTCGACCACTTTCGAGGAGTATCGGGGGGTGTTCGAGAAAGACCGCGCGCTGGCTCGGCGTTTTCAGAAGATCGATATCGTCGAGCCCTCGGTCGGCGAGACCATCGAGATCCTCAATGGCCTCAAGTACCGTTTCGAGGAACACCATGGCGTGAGCTACACCCCCGAGGCGCTGGAAGCGGCCGCTACCCTGTCGTCGCGGCATATCAATGACCGCCACCTGCCGGACAAGGCGATCGACGTGATCGACGAGGCCGGCGCACGCGAACGGCTCAAACCCGAAGACGAGCGTGTCGAGCAGATCGGTGTGACCGAGATCGAGGAAGTGATCGCCAGGATGGCGCGCATCCCGCCGCGACAGGTCTCGCGCTCGGATCGCGACGCCCTCAAGACACTCGAGCGTGATCTGCAGATGGTGGTCTTCGGCCAGGACGAGGCGATTTCGACCCTTTCATCGGCGATCAAGATGTCGCGCTCGGGCCTGGCCGAGGTCGAGCGGCCGATCGGCAATTTCCTGTTCGCCGGGCCCACCGGTGTCGGCAAGACCGAAGTCACGCGTCAGCTGGCCATGACCCTGGGTATCGAGCTGATCCGCTTCGACATGTCCGAGTACATGGAAGCGCACTCGGTCTCGCGCCTGGTCGGGGCGCCGCCGGGCTATGTCGGCTTTGATCGCGGTGGCCTGCTGACCGAGACGGTTACCCAGACCCCGCATTCGGTGCTGCTACTCGACGAGATCGAAAAGGCACACCCGGATGTCTACAACTTGCTGCTGCAGATCATGGATCACGGCAAGCTTACCGACGCCAACGGGCGTACGGCCGACTTCCGCAACGTCATCCTGGTGATGACCACCAATGCCGGGGCGCAGCTGATGAGTCGTCGCGGAATCGGTTTCGTGCCGGCCGATCACAGCAGTGACGGCATGGAAGCCATCCGCAAGCAGTTCTCGCCGGAATTCCGCAACCGCCTCGATGCCATCATCCAGTTCCGTCCGCTACCGCTGGACGTGGTCATGAAGGTGGTCGACAAGTTCCTGATGGAACTCGAGAATCAGCTGGCCGACAAGGGCGTCACGGTTGAGATCAGCCGCGACGCACGGGCCTGGCTGGCCGAGCACGGATTCGACGAGAAGATGGGCGCGCGGCCGATGAAGCGCATCATCCAGGAGCACATCAAGCGGCCGCTGGCCGACGAGCTGCTGTTCGGCGAACTGTCCGAAGGTGGGGAAGTCGAGGTTATTGCGCGCGAGGACGGCAGTGGTCTGGAACTGTCCTGCCGCAGCCGGGCCGCGGCGGAGCCGGTCGCCGAATAG
- the infA gene encoding translation initiation factor IF-1: MAKDEHIEMEGKVLETLPNTMFRVELDNGHVITAHISGRMRKHYIRILTGDRVRVEMTPYDLSKGRITYRMK; the protein is encoded by the coding sequence ATGGCAAAGGACGAACATATCGAGATGGAGGGCAAGGTGCTCGAAACCCTGCCCAACACGATGTTCCGGGTCGAACTCGACAACGGTCACGTGATCACCGCCCATATTTCGGGCCGCATGCGCAAGCACTACATCCGCATCCTGACCGGCGACCGCGTGCGCGTCGAGATGACGCCCTACGATCTGAGCAAGGGCCGCATCACCTACCGCATGAAGTAA
- the pgsW gene encoding poly-gamma-glutamate system protein: protein MRARPQKLYWRPSSIPTPALLLLALAAVAALLVVETFTRQEASDYYSEMLDASRLVQQSIEVLRPIRGRVEPINPDVDPLRSGLIGIASSPLTSNSGDLESKQATINPNWAAVVIRLLAEAGVEPGDRVGVAVSGSFPALNLAVYTALQSMGVEATTVVSGSASQWGANIPGFAWLDITRELRDAQLIDIKADAVTLGGIEDRGVGLDRRAIEMITESAQQAGIELIVPDSYEEAVAERIRIYNQGGSDKPLAALINVGGGTATTGPNIIDHFFGSGLNRTAPSAAFRVPSVMGHFLQQEIPVINFSGIRNLATQYGLPYPPERMESIGTGGVYRAESYRRWLAALMIVLLLGLTALIMRSANIALVTGRRGSRSDTMKPKV, encoded by the coding sequence ATGAGAGCCCGGCCGCAAAAACTCTACTGGCGCCCGTCGTCGATCCCCACACCCGCGTTGTTGCTGCTGGCCCTGGCTGCAGTGGCCGCCCTTTTGGTGGTCGAGACTTTCACGCGCCAGGAAGCCTCCGACTACTACAGCGAGATGCTCGATGCTTCGCGCCTGGTGCAGCAAAGTATCGAGGTCCTGCGCCCGATTCGCGGGCGGGTCGAACCGATCAATCCCGATGTCGACCCGCTTCGCTCCGGCCTGATCGGCATCGCCTCGTCACCACTGACCAGCAACAGTGGCGACCTGGAATCAAAGCAGGCAACGATCAACCCGAACTGGGCCGCGGTGGTCATTCGCCTGCTGGCCGAGGCCGGCGTCGAACCCGGTGACCGCGTTGGCGTGGCCGTTTCGGGTTCGTTTCCGGCACTGAATCTGGCCGTCTATACCGCCCTCCAGTCGATGGGAGTCGAAGCGACCACCGTCGTTTCCGGCTCGGCTTCGCAATGGGGGGCCAATATCCCCGGCTTCGCCTGGCTCGACATCACCCGCGAACTTCGGGACGCGCAACTGATCGACATCAAGGCCGATGCCGTCACCCTTGGCGGCATCGAGGATCGGGGTGTAGGTCTCGACCGACGCGCCATCGAAATGATTACCGAGAGCGCGCAGCAGGCGGGTATCGAATTGATCGTTCCCGACAGCTACGAGGAGGCCGTCGCCGAGCGCATTCGCATTTACAACCAGGGCGGCTCCGACAAACCGTTGGCTGCGTTGATCAACGTTGGCGGGGGAACCGCGACCACCGGCCCGAACATCATCGACCACTTTTTCGGCAGTGGCCTCAATCGCACCGCGCCTTCCGCTGCTTTTCGGGTGCCCTCGGTGATGGGGCATTTCCTGCAGCAGGAAATTCCGGTGATCAATTTTTCCGGCATTCGCAACCTGGCCACCCAGTACGGCCTGCCCTATCCGCCCGAGCGGATGGAGAGCATTGGCACCGGCGGTGTCTACCGCGCCGAATCCTATCGCCGCTGGCTGGCCGCCTTGATGATCGTCTTGCTGCTGGGCCTGACGGCCCTGATCATGCGATCGGCCAATATTGCCCTGGTCACCGGTCGCAGGGGAAGTCGATCCGACACGATGAAACCCAAGGTCTGA
- the pgsC gene encoding poly-gamma-glutamate biosynthesis protein PgsC, producing MIVLNLLAVSIGIGLLVTLLLVEVFGLAAGGLVVPGYIALKLLQPWSVAMTILAAYLAYIAVRTLSSFMVVYGRRKTALMILFGYLAGSLIDLGMGGVLSFPTGETATGSSTQFRFFELSVIGYIIPGLIAIWFERQGVVRTLVGMVVSAVLVRLILVLIMPEVLMSWEAEQSFNRADLATVLEEMLR from the coding sequence ATGATCGTGCTCAACCTGCTGGCCGTGTCGATCGGCATCGGCCTGCTCGTCACCCTGCTACTGGTCGAGGTCTTCGGCCTGGCCGCCGGCGGACTGGTCGTGCCGGGCTACATCGCCCTGAAACTCCTGCAACCCTGGAGCGTGGCGATGACGATCCTGGCCGCTTACCTGGCCTATATCGCAGTGCGCACCCTGTCGAGCTTCATGGTGGTCTACGGGCGGCGGAAGACCGCCCTGATGATCCTGTTCGGCTACCTTGCCGGCAGCCTGATCGACCTGGGCATGGGCGGCGTACTCAGCTTTCCCACCGGCGAGACCGCAACCGGCAGCTCCACCCAATTCCGGTTCTTCGAACTGAGCGTGATCGGCTACATCATTCCCGGCCTGATCGCCATCTGGTTCGAGCGCCAGGGTGTCGTCCGGACCCTGGTGGGCATGGTCGTCTCGGCCGTTCTGGTGCGGCTGATCCTGGTTCTGATCATGCCCGAAGTGCTGATGAGCTGGGAGGCCGAACAATCGTTCAATCGCGCCGATCTTGCAACCGTCCTCGAGGAGATGCTGCGATGA
- the pgsB gene encoding poly-gamma-glutamate synthase PgsB, translating to MLPVRLREEASISNTHAIIVLTVVLVTLIGLGLVESFVHGRVLKRLPVRIHVNGTRGKTSVVRLIAAGLRAGGLRVCSKTTGSFAAVTDPDGDDFPLHRPDQPNIIEQMRVMRRLVAFEPEVVVVECMALQPHYQELSERQMVQSTHGVITNARADHLDIMGPASSDVALALAGTVPWNARLFTAEHTHLETFRMACEDRNSELLATTSEDAAAISQADLAGFRYAEHAENVALALNVCKALGVERDVALRGMQQLSPEVGATRVQTLEFFGRDIVFVNAFAANDPDSTEMIWEKVVEHHGRDRFKLAVVNCRFDRPQRSQQLAEVAARWTPADHYVLIGSGTLLFARAAVRAGIKPGRMTVAEGLESAETFETVLEHAEGNALIVGMCNVHGGGAELARQFNNRSIRSQPL from the coding sequence CCATTATCGTACTGACCGTGGTCCTGGTGACTCTAATTGGACTCGGCCTGGTCGAGTCGTTTGTGCACGGCCGCGTCCTGAAACGTCTGCCGGTACGGATACACGTCAACGGCACCCGCGGCAAGACCAGCGTCGTTCGGCTGATTGCCGCAGGTCTGCGCGCTGGCGGTTTGCGTGTATGCTCGAAAACGACCGGCTCCTTCGCCGCTGTCACTGACCCCGACGGCGATGACTTTCCCCTCCACCGTCCCGATCAGCCCAACATCATCGAACAGATGCGGGTGATGCGACGTCTGGTCGCATTCGAGCCGGAGGTTGTGGTCGTTGAATGCATGGCTTTGCAGCCGCACTACCAGGAGCTGTCGGAACGCCAGATGGTGCAGTCCACGCACGGCGTGATCACCAATGCCCGCGCCGATCACCTCGACATCATGGGGCCGGCGTCATCCGATGTGGCACTGGCACTGGCCGGAACGGTGCCCTGGAACGCCCGCCTGTTCACGGCCGAACACACCCACCTCGAGACCTTCCGCATGGCCTGCGAGGACCGCAACAGCGAGTTGCTGGCAACCACCAGCGAAGATGCTGCGGCCATCAGCCAGGCCGACCTGGCCGGCTTTCGCTATGCCGAGCACGCCGAGAATGTCGCCCTGGCCCTGAACGTGTGCAAAGCCCTGGGCGTCGAACGTGATGTGGCACTGCGCGGCATGCAGCAACTCAGCCCCGAAGTCGGTGCAACTCGCGTACAGACGCTGGAATTTTTCGGTCGCGACATCGTCTTCGTCAACGCCTTCGCCGCCAATGATCCCGATTCGACCGAGATGATCTGGGAGAAGGTAGTCGAACATCATGGCCGGGATCGCTTCAAGCTGGCGGTGGTCAATTGCCGCTTCGATCGTCCGCAACGATCGCAGCAGCTGGCCGAGGTGGCAGCTCGCTGGACGCCGGCCGATCACTACGTGCTGATCGGCAGCGGCACCCTGCTTTTTGCCCGGGCGGCGGTCCGGGCCGGCATCAAACCCGGTCGCATGACCGTGGCCGAAGGACTCGAATCCGCCGAAACCTTTGAAACCGTTCTCGAACACGCCGAGGGCAATGCCCTGATCGTCGGCATGTGCAACGTGCACGGTGGCGGCGCCGAGCTGGCGCGCCAGTTCAACAACCGATCCATTCGGAGCCAACCCCTATGA